Proteins encoded within one genomic window of Companilactobacillus zhachilii:
- the recU gene encoding Holliday junction resolvase RecU, with the protein MKINYPDGRIFNSPSKPSSKVSTNTTAKKKLIFGDRGMTLEEEINESNKYYRSHEVAVIYKKPTPIQIVKVDYPKRSRAVIKEAYFRQASTTDYNGVYNGYYVDFEAKETKNKNTFPLKNFHQHQIDHLRMCQKQGGICFVIIKYVTLKRYFVMPADNLFHHWDAQNHEGAKSIQLQDIINCSIEIKANYDPTLPYIDAVQQLIESGKEK; encoded by the coding sequence TTGAAAATAAACTACCCCGACGGACGAATTTTCAACAGTCCGTCAAAACCTTCTTCAAAGGTATCCACTAACACGACCGCCAAAAAGAAATTGATTTTTGGTGATCGGGGGATGACTTTAGAAGAAGAAATCAATGAAAGTAACAAGTACTATCGAAGTCATGAAGTCGCTGTAATTTATAAAAAACCAACACCAATTCAAATTGTAAAAGTCGACTATCCGAAACGAAGTCGTGCTGTGATAAAGGAAGCCTATTTTAGACAAGCTTCAACTACAGATTACAATGGCGTTTATAATGGTTACTACGTTGACTTTGAAGCTAAGGAAACTAAGAATAAAAATACCTTTCCATTGAAAAATTTCCATCAGCATCAAATTGATCATCTTCGGATGTGTCAAAAGCAAGGTGGCATCTGTTTTGTTATTATAAAATACGTAACATTAAAACGCTATTTTGTTATGCCCGCAGATAACCTCTTTCATCATTGGGATGCGCAAAATCATGAGGGTGCCAAATCAATTCAATTACAAGATATTATCAATTGTTCGATTGAAATTAAGGCTAATTACGACCCCACTCTACCCTACATTGATGCCGTACAACAACTCATAGAAAGTGGGAAGGAGAAATAA
- a CDS encoding DUF1273 domain-containing protein — translation MIKNLWITGYRSYELGIFKDNDPKAKVIQDFFEQRITNYAEDGTEWILTGAQMGTEQIIGKAVQEVQKKDYNIKHAVMLPFAEFGSQWNENNQALLNVFLRNADYVNKITNMSYHSPRQLKLWQGFMLEHTDGALIFYDPDSGGKPKYDYEAIKDYQDRGNDYQLELIDFDSMQDFANMLYDN, via the coding sequence ATGATTAAAAATTTATGGATCACTGGGTACCGCTCTTATGAGTTAGGTATTTTTAAAGATAATGACCCAAAAGCTAAAGTTATTCAAGACTTTTTTGAACAACGAATTACGAATTATGCTGAAGACGGTACCGAATGGATCTTAACCGGAGCTCAAATGGGTACTGAACAAATAATCGGTAAAGCAGTACAAGAAGTTCAGAAAAAAGACTATAATATTAAGCATGCAGTGATGTTACCGTTCGCTGAATTTGGTAGTCAGTGGAACGAAAATAATCAGGCATTGTTAAATGTTTTTTTAAGAAATGCTGACTATGTCAATAAAATCACGAATATGAGTTATCATAGTCCTAGACAACTGAAGTTATGGCAAGGTTTTATGCTAGAACATACTGATGGAGCATTGATTTTTTATGATCCCGATAGTGGAGGTAAGCCCAAATATGACTACGAGGCTATCAAAGATTATCAAGATCGTGGCAATGATTATCAGTTGGAACTAATTGATTTTGATTCTATGCAGGATTTTGCTAATATGTTATATGATAACTAA
- a CDS encoding magnesium transporter CorA family protein has protein sequence MINEIILNQGVKLVDVHSTNDLNDTDRAILIEKYALTNEILDYADDENERARFEYDEITDTYLMVYNVQNENNKIADISQRVLPISFAIKDEQLFLFTNDATHYLKDYLLAAKDHLKPEAQKEIWEFIFNTLDQISSDYSDQISETDVQRNHIQALIKKHHSSERQILDLADLEDLTTYLNTAINGNLTVIKQLELISTGNVKSLHLNKAAREHLHDSLIEIEQIKNQVDLTSDIIDRISNTYNNILNNRTNTTMKVLTIYTIVLSIPTIVSGFYGMNMKLPVADQGWSWIFSLIVTIVIILVILWDLHRRDSL, from the coding sequence ATGATTAATGAAATTATATTAAATCAAGGCGTGAAATTGGTCGATGTGCATTCAACCAATGACTTGAATGATACTGATCGTGCCATCTTGATTGAAAAATATGCTTTAACAAACGAAATCCTAGATTATGCTGATGATGAAAATGAACGAGCTCGGTTTGAATACGACGAGATTACCGATACTTACCTAATGGTTTATAACGTCCAAAATGAAAATAATAAAATAGCCGATATTTCACAACGAGTTTTACCAATTTCCTTTGCCATTAAAGATGAACAGCTATTTCTGTTTACCAACGATGCCACTCATTATTTAAAGGACTATTTATTGGCAGCTAAGGATCACTTAAAACCAGAAGCCCAAAAAGAAATTTGGGAGTTTATTTTCAATACGCTTGATCAGATCTCGAGCGATTACAGTGACCAGATTAGTGAGACTGATGTCCAGCGTAACCATATTCAAGCTTTAATTAAGAAGCACCATTCATCTGAAAGACAAATTTTGGACTTAGCTGATTTAGAAGATTTAACTACTTACCTCAATACCGCGATTAATGGAAATTTAACAGTCATTAAACAATTAGAATTAATTTCTACCGGTAACGTCAAGAGTTTACATTTAAATAAAGCAGCTCGCGAACATTTACACGATTCCTTGATTGAAATTGAACAAATCAAAAATCAAGTTGACTTGACGTCTGATATCATTGATCGAATTTCTAATACCTACAATAATATTTTGAATAATAGAACAAATACGACCATGAAAGTACTGACAATTTACACAATTGTTCTCAGTATTCCCACGATCGTATCAGGCTTTTACGGGATGAATATGAAATTACCAGTTGCTGACCAAGGATGGTCATGGATTTTTTCATTAATCGTCACGATTGTTATTATTTTAGTCATTCTCTGGGATTTACACCGGCGTGATAGTCTTTAG
- a CDS encoding transglycosylase domain-containing protein — MNNKNIFTFKNIFKWIASIIAVLAGIFLFVFIYYAFSAPAVSQENLQSGGSSTIVDSSGKTIASLGDNKRNYATIDKVPQTMQDAVVSIEDKNFYNEPLGVDPIRIAKSAFNNVTKGTLQGGSTLTQQLIKLTVFSTDTKDQTFKRKMQEAWLAMRVSQKFSKQQILEFYINKVYLNNGIYGMETGAKYYYGKTLKQLTLPEMAMLAGLPNAPSNYDPYTHPTESKQRRDLVITSMYNNNKITKAQADAAINTPISTGLQPYKKVSNSNNTKRIVSDPYIKEAITEVKKKGFDPYRDNLKITVNMDYDAQKRLYNIVNSYNYVQFPDSKMQVGASIVNPNNGKVVAMIGGRNLGDIQFGLNRAVQTGRSNGSTMKPILDYGPAIEYLNWSTYHQVDDSEYTYPGTNIQLKDWDEQYEGEMSMRKALVNSRNVPAIKTLSAVGFTQAKGFAKKLGITIGSDEGLSAGIGSKVSSLQGASAYAAFSNGGTYYKPYYVAKIETADGLVHNYSKSGKEAMKDSTAYMITDMLKGVPATYATYANISGLHQAGKTGTTNYSSEAIATNPALSGTAMDSWYNGYTKNYSMSVWTGYDSPNQSGISSTYQSVAGKIYKAEMSYLANQTNSNPNWKKPSSVVSAMIKNSSSTTPIVASPSSSPSSYTRELFVKGHAPYNPYKDSDYSTSSASSSSSNSATTSRPSSSSSESSDEENDTSSDSSTETGTGSDKENSTNSDSNTSENNTNNNTNTGNSNSNNGNSGSTNNNNNGSTGGNNGNTGGSTGDNSSNGGGSSDGGTTGNTGGSSTNSGASTNGSSTSE; from the coding sequence ATGAACAATAAAAACATCTTCACCTTCAAAAATATTTTTAAATGGATTGCTTCAATTATTGCCGTTTTGGCTGGAATATTTTTGTTTGTCTTCATCTACTACGCATTCAGTGCCCCAGCTGTGAGCCAGGAAAATCTTCAAAGTGGTGGTTCTTCAACAATTGTTGATTCTTCAGGTAAAACCATTGCCTCTTTAGGTGACAATAAACGAAATTACGCTACGATTGATAAGGTCCCACAGACGATGCAAGATGCTGTGGTCTCGATTGAAGATAAAAACTTCTATAATGAGCCTTTAGGAGTTGACCCGATCAGAATTGCTAAGTCGGCTTTTAATAACGTCACCAAAGGAACACTTCAAGGTGGAAGTACGTTGACGCAACAATTGATCAAGTTGACCGTTTTTTCAACTGATACTAAAGATCAAACTTTTAAACGTAAAATGCAAGAAGCTTGGCTGGCCATGCGTGTCAGTCAAAAATTCTCTAAACAACAGATTTTGGAATTTTATATCAATAAAGTTTATCTAAATAACGGTATCTATGGGATGGAAACAGGTGCAAAATACTACTACGGTAAGACTTTGAAACAATTAACACTACCTGAAATGGCAATGTTAGCCGGTTTACCAAATGCACCAAGTAATTACGATCCGTATACTCACCCAACTGAATCAAAGCAACGTCGTGATTTAGTTATTACTTCTATGTACAACAATAATAAGATTACTAAAGCTCAGGCAGATGCAGCTATCAACACGCCCATCAGTACTGGTTTACAACCTTATAAGAAAGTAAGCAACAGTAATAATACTAAACGGATTGTTTCCGACCCTTATATCAAGGAAGCTATTACCGAAGTTAAGAAAAAGGGCTTTGATCCATACCGTGACAATTTAAAAATCACTGTCAATATGGATTATGATGCTCAAAAACGTCTTTACAACATTGTTAACTCGTACAACTATGTTCAGTTCCCTGATTCTAAGATGCAAGTCGGAGCTTCAATCGTTAACCCTAACAACGGTAAAGTTGTCGCAATGATCGGTGGCCGTAATTTAGGTGATATTCAATTTGGTCTAAATCGTGCCGTGCAAACTGGTCGTAGTAATGGTTCAACCATGAAACCTATTTTGGACTATGGTCCAGCCATTGAATACTTGAATTGGTCAACCTATCACCAAGTTGATGATTCCGAGTACACATATCCTGGTACTAATATTCAATTGAAAGACTGGGATGAACAATACGAGGGTGAAATGAGTATGCGTAAAGCATTAGTAAATTCTCGTAATGTCCCAGCCATTAAAACTTTATCTGCCGTTGGCTTTACTCAGGCAAAAGGTTTTGCTAAAAAGTTAGGCATCACAATCGGTAGTGACGAAGGATTGTCAGCTGGTATCGGTAGTAAAGTATCTTCCCTTCAAGGAGCTTCAGCTTATGCAGCCTTCTCAAATGGTGGTACTTACTACAAGCCATACTACGTTGCTAAAATTGAAACAGCCGATGGTTTAGTTCATAACTACAGTAAGTCTGGCAAAGAAGCCATGAAAGATTCAACTGCATATATGATTACCGATATGTTGAAGGGTGTCCCTGCTACTTACGCTACATATGCCAATATCTCTGGCTTACATCAAGCTGGTAAAACAGGTACAACTAACTATTCTTCTGAGGCAATTGCTACTAACCCTGCGTTAAGTGGTACAGCAATGGATTCATGGTACAACGGTTATACAAAGAATTACTCAATGAGTGTTTGGACCGGCTATGATTCACCAAACCAAAGTGGTATTTCCTCGACTTATCAATCAGTCGCTGGGAAAATCTACAAGGCTGAAATGAGTTACTTAGCCAACCAAACTAATAGTAATCCTAATTGGAAGAAACCTAGTTCAGTCGTTTCAGCAATGATTAAGAATTCGAGTTCAACGACTCCAATTGTTGCTTCACCAAGTTCTAGCCCATCATCATATACAAGAGAACTCTTTGTTAAGGGACATGCACCATATAATCCTTATAAAGATTCTGACTATAGTACAAGCAGTGCTTCGAGTTCAAGCAGTAATTCAGCCACGACAAGCCGTCCTTCAAGTAGCAGTTCTGAGTCAAGTGATGAAGAAAATGATACAAGTTCGGACAGTAGTACTGAAACAGGTACTGGTTCAGATAAAGAGAATTCAACTAACAGTGATTCCAATACATCTGAAAACAATACCAACAATAATACTAATACTGGAAACTCAAATTCCAATAATGGTAACAGTGGTTCAACTAATAACAACAATAACGGAAGTACCGGTGGTAATAATGGCAACACTGGTGGATCAACTGGCGATAATAGTTCCAATGGCGGTGGTTCGTCTGATGGCGGAACGACTGGTAATACTGGTGGTTCTTCAACAAACAGTGGCGCTTCTACTAACGGTTCTTCAACAAGCGAATAG
- a CDS encoding THUMP domain-containing class I SAM-dependent RNA methyltransferase, translating into MKLIATMSSGFEAITAKELQNLGYETKTENGKVYFEGEYEDIAKANLWLRSADRIKILIGTFKATTFEELFDKVYAIDWDNWLPLNAAFPIKARTVKSQLHSERDIQAITKKAIVNKMADVFMRRGRLPETGAKFQIETRIHKDVVEVTLDTTGESLYKRGYRIEHGAAPLKENFAAAMILLTVWHPEEDPFMDPTTGSGTIAIEAARMAKNIAPGIQRHFLFENFDWFDDKILENLKEEAKAGVKNDIDLDIFASDIDGSMIDVAKLNAHDAGVLHDIRFKQVAVKDLKIEGEYGTIITNPPYGQRMSDMENVRRLYKEMGEVFATAPTWNKYILTSDTEFEQYYGSKATKKRKLYNGSLRTDLYQYWAKKH; encoded by the coding sequence ATGAAATTAATTGCAACGATGTCAAGCGGTTTTGAAGCTATAACTGCAAAAGAATTACAAAATTTAGGATACGAAACTAAAACTGAAAATGGCAAGGTTTACTTCGAGGGTGAATATGAAGATATCGCCAAGGCCAATTTATGGCTACGTAGTGCTGATCGAATTAAAATTTTGATTGGTACTTTTAAAGCCACGACTTTTGAAGAGCTATTTGATAAAGTTTACGCTATCGACTGGGACAACTGGTTGCCATTGAATGCAGCTTTCCCAATCAAAGCTAGAACGGTCAAGTCACAATTACATTCAGAACGTGACATTCAAGCGATTACCAAAAAGGCCATCGTTAACAAAATGGCTGACGTATTTATGCGCCGTGGTCGTTTGCCTGAAACTGGTGCAAAATTTCAAATTGAAACAAGAATCCATAAAGATGTTGTCGAAGTAACACTTGATACAACTGGTGAATCTTTATATAAACGTGGCTACCGAATTGAACACGGTGCTGCTCCTTTGAAGGAAAATTTTGCGGCTGCCATGATTTTACTAACTGTTTGGCATCCTGAAGAAGATCCATTTATGGATCCAACGACTGGTTCTGGAACAATTGCTATTGAAGCTGCCCGCATGGCCAAAAATATTGCTCCTGGTATCCAACGTCATTTCTTATTTGAAAATTTTGATTGGTTTGATGATAAGATTTTGGAAAACTTAAAAGAAGAAGCCAAAGCTGGTGTCAAAAATGACATCGACTTAGATATCTTTGCGAGTGATATTGATGGTTCAATGATTGACGTCGCTAAACTAAATGCTCATGATGCCGGCGTTTTACATGATATTCGTTTTAAACAAGTTGCCGTGAAGGATCTAAAGATTGAAGGGGAGTATGGAACGATTATTACTAACCCTCCATATGGTCAACGAATGAGTGATATGGAAAATGTTCGTCGTCTATACAAAGAAATGGGAGAAGTCTTTGCGACTGCCCCCACTTGGAATAAGTATATTTTGACTAGTGATACTGAGTTTGAACAATATTACGGTTCAAAAGCTACAAAGAAACGTAAATTGTATAATGGTTCATTGAGAACTGATCTTTATCAATACTGGGCTAAAAAGCACTAA
- a CDS encoding DUF5590 domain-containing protein, with amino-acid sequence MSRSTKVLLTISLIALAVVSALTYLNLSFAPYSSAKSQANDIAKEKAGIVQPDYFGNYTRDKQYYSVGGLTKGEKYRYIIINAKSGKTDIFNKNDAPVRQTVIDTVAAKYNAKKILHINLGLYKNKPTWEVAFQKKNGSIGYNLIDFRTGKSLQIINNI; translated from the coding sequence ATGAGCAGAAGTACAAAAGTCTTATTGACCATATCTTTGATTGCATTAGCAGTGGTTTCAGCGTTAACTTATTTGAATTTATCGTTTGCTCCATATTCAAGTGCCAAGTCACAAGCTAATGATATTGCCAAAGAAAAAGCGGGTATCGTTCAACCAGATTATTTTGGTAACTATACTCGTGATAAACAATATTATTCAGTTGGTGGTTTGACAAAAGGGGAGAAATACCGCTATATCATTATTAATGCTAAAAGCGGTAAAACTGATATTTTTAACAAAAATGACGCTCCAGTTCGTCAAACAGTCATTGATACCGTTGCCGCTAAATATAATGCCAAAAAGATTTTGCACATCAATCTTGGCTTGTATAAAAACAAACCAACTTGGGAAGTTGCATTTCAGAAGAAGAATGGCAGTATTGGCTATAACTTGATTGATTTTCGAACAGGTAAGAGCCTTCAGATTATTAACAATATTTAA
- a CDS encoding endonuclease III domain-containing protein, with amino-acid sequence MLKDDQIVWAIRQMEEDIGPVGPSLDSRTPFQYLVSVILSAQATDVSVNKVTPILFEKYPRPEDLMDADISDVEQIIKSVGLFHNKAKNIIKTARVVHEELNDIVPETRQGIMALPGAGRKTANVVLSDVFNQPTFAVDTHVSAISKRLHFVDQKANPLQVEKKIVSVMPPEELHQAHHTMIEYGRKYSMKLDPAKETNQLIIECDKLNKINESKG; translated from the coding sequence ATGTTAAAAGATGATCAAATAGTCTGGGCCATTCGCCAGATGGAAGAAGATATTGGACCAGTAGGTCCTTCATTAGATTCAAGAACACCATTTCAATATTTAGTGTCAGTAATTTTGAGCGCTCAAGCAACTGATGTTTCAGTCAATAAAGTTACACCGATCCTGTTTGAAAAGTATCCACGTCCCGAAGATCTCATGGATGCTGATATTTCCGACGTGGAGCAAATTATTAAGAGCGTTGGCCTATTCCATAACAAAGCTAAAAACATCATTAAAACGGCTCGTGTGGTTCATGAGGAGTTAAATGATATTGTGCCCGAAACTAGACAGGGGATTATGGCCTTGCCCGGTGCTGGTAGAAAAACTGCCAATGTAGTTTTAAGTGATGTATTCAATCAACCAACTTTTGCAGTCGATACACATGTCTCAGCTATTTCTAAACGACTCCACTTTGTTGATCAAAAAGCGAATCCATTGCAAGTTGAAAAGAAGATTGTCAGCGTAATGCCTCCAGAGGAATTACACCAAGCGCATCATACGATGATTGAGTATGGAAGAAAATATTCGATGAAACTGGACCCTGCTAAGGAAACAAATCAGCTAATAATCGAATGCGATAAATTAAATAAGATTAACGAATCTAAAGGTTGA
- a CDS encoding DnaD domain protein: MNDELFNSFVESGSTNINNLILKNYHNLGMTEKDLVVYLALTMYAQQGNTFPMAKDLAADTGLDETSIYAIIQGMIKLGIIELKTVIDHHQQRDIYSLTPIFHRIKNLLEQKQNSNHQDKLMSDTEELFKKIEVEFGRPISPIEQEQIHQWIDDDHYSIDLIDLSLREAVLNQAYSLKYMDRILISWEKSNIKSAEQLQERRKKLGY; the protein is encoded by the coding sequence ATGAATGATGAATTATTTAATAGTTTTGTGGAAAGTGGTAGCACTAACATCAATAACTTGATTTTGAAAAATTATCATAATTTGGGTATGACGGAAAAGGATCTAGTTGTCTATTTGGCGCTCACAATGTACGCACAGCAAGGAAATACTTTTCCAATGGCCAAAGACTTAGCTGCTGATACGGGCCTTGATGAAACTAGTATTTACGCGATTATCCAAGGAATGATCAAATTGGGGATTATCGAATTAAAGACGGTCATTGATCACCACCAGCAGCGAGATATTTATTCATTAACCCCAATATTTCACCGCATTAAAAATCTCTTGGAACAAAAACAAAATTCTAATCATCAAGACAAATTAATGTCAGATACGGAAGAATTATTTAAAAAAATCGAAGTTGAATTTGGCCGACCCATTTCGCCAATTGAGCAGGAACAAATCCATCAATGGATCGATGACGACCATTACAGCATTGATTTGATTGATTTATCACTTCGAGAGGCTGTTTTGAATCAAGCATATTCATTAAAGTATATGGATCGCATTCTCATTAGTTGGGAAAAGAGTAATATTAAGTCAGCAGAACAATTACAAGAACGTCGAAAGAAGTTGGGATATTAA
- a CDS encoding helicase C-terminal domain-containing protein, with protein MNDLKNSYAVVDLETTNSNWHDNGRIIQFGCALIEDGEITHIYDQKINPKVPIPGRITALTGLSDDDVKDSPTFEEVAPDIFKLLKNRVFIAHNVNFDLTFLNRELKRIGMNQLNVKAIDTVELSQILFPTISSYKLQDLTHYLSIVHKNPHSANSDAHVTAELFLIILKRIQQLPLETLRMLTKFGKNTIRETNLVFKTTLEEREQMARSEVLPAYLFEKNGLVLRKKDYHVSEQIDHTTKYPLTREAKKNLLDGVLDYRVNQSKLMDNIYKTSQHRDKVKKWNLIEAPTGAGKTLGYLLPLSYLVNSDQKLVIATTTKVLQQQILEQSIPLLNQVTHNNYHAEIVKSSYNFIDLDRFYEALDNYRLHSHTAILKMKIIVWLTMTTTGDLSELHLTNYNSPLFSIIRHRGEPKENTIFSNDDFWLYQQNRYLESKILVTNQSFLARHLDSPFWGGNSYLVIDEANHFAGSLRDASSPTIDFLQLNEYIKKISDILYQNRVTLRYAFTEVTTQLWNYQDLQSMETHFEAVDELMERLEYNIFGNYIRNKVRFKDRENFISILDSSNEFGKDNKALIELLSDLIVELSLISNRVETLFDQYNFQKNFISVELSKVISNLTIENSKLETVLKNLDELLQALQSSDDKFGIQLDMRNYYDPKTLKISWRQYDIRGLIEATTDQFSQIFAIGAAITIQKDFSHFILDTQLNQNQINQMVILPDTNSISKNSKIYLPANLPDIQTLSSEEYFDMVTNYIVDILDNLDHQTMILFNSLNTLSKVYERLMGTDVKEKWEILAQGVTGSNEKIKKRFAIGRRSVLLGANSFWEGVDFPKKVLEILIVTRIPFESPEQPDVKIKQDILKQQDMNVFKVDSLPNAILQLRQGLGRLIRTPTDRGVILLLDNRILTKSYGKTILDSLPKGLPVINEDMDLIKKDINEFLN; from the coding sequence GTGAATGATTTGAAAAATTCTTACGCTGTTGTTGATTTAGAGACAACCAATTCCAATTGGCATGACAACGGGCGTATAATTCAATTCGGCTGTGCCCTTATCGAAGATGGTGAAATTACACATATTTATGATCAAAAAATCAATCCTAAAGTTCCGATTCCTGGTAGAATCACTGCTTTAACTGGTTTGAGTGATGATGATGTTAAGGATTCACCAACATTTGAAGAAGTTGCACCTGATATTTTTAAACTTTTAAAAAATCGAGTTTTTATTGCACATAACGTGAATTTTGATTTGACCTTTTTAAATCGTGAACTTAAACGTATCGGAATGAATCAACTGAATGTCAAAGCTATCGATACTGTTGAATTATCGCAAATTCTCTTCCCAACGATCAGCAGTTATAAATTGCAAGATTTAACGCATTATTTAAGCATTGTTCATAAGAATCCGCACAGTGCTAATAGTGATGCCCATGTAACCGCCGAATTATTTTTAATTATTTTAAAACGGATTCAGCAGTTACCACTAGAAACTTTGCGCATGCTGACCAAATTTGGTAAAAATACCATTCGGGAGACGAATTTAGTCTTTAAAACAACTTTAGAAGAACGTGAACAAATGGCGCGAAGTGAAGTGCTACCAGCTTATTTGTTCGAAAAAAATGGCTTAGTTTTGCGAAAAAAGGATTATCACGTCAGTGAACAAATTGATCATACGACTAAATATCCGCTAACACGTGAGGCTAAGAAAAACTTACTTGATGGGGTCTTGGATTATCGAGTCAATCAATCAAAATTGATGGATAATATTTACAAAACTAGTCAACATCGAGATAAAGTTAAAAAGTGGAATTTGATTGAAGCACCAACTGGGGCAGGTAAGACTTTGGGTTACTTATTACCACTGTCATATCTGGTCAACAGTGACCAAAAATTAGTTATTGCGACGACAACTAAAGTCTTGCAGCAACAAATTTTGGAACAGTCGATTCCCTTATTGAATCAAGTGACACATAATAATTATCACGCTGAAATTGTTAAAAGTAGTTATAATTTTATCGACTTAGACCGTTTTTATGAGGCCTTAGATAATTATCGCCTCCATAGTCATACGGCAATTTTGAAAATGAAAATTATTGTGTGGCTAACAATGACGACCACTGGTGATTTAAGTGAGCTACATTTGACTAATTATAATAGTCCATTGTTTAGTATTATCCGTCATCGCGGTGAGCCTAAGGAAAATACGATTTTTAGTAATGATGATTTTTGGCTCTATCAGCAGAATCGTTATTTGGAATCGAAAATCTTGGTTACCAACCAATCTTTCTTAGCTCGTCATTTAGATAGCCCATTTTGGGGTGGTAATTCTTATTTGGTTATTGATGAAGCTAATCACTTTGCGGGTAGCTTACGGGATGCTAGTTCTCCAACAATAGATTTCTTACAGTTGAATGAATACATCAAGAAGATCAGTGACATTCTTTATCAAAACCGAGTGACTTTGCGTTATGCGTTTACTGAAGTAACAACTCAGTTGTGGAATTATCAAGACCTTCAAAGTATGGAGACCCATTTTGAAGCTGTCGATGAACTGATGGAACGCTTGGAATATAATATTTTTGGAAATTATATCCGCAATAAAGTTCGTTTCAAAGATCGGGAGAATTTTATTTCGATTTTGGATAGTAGCAATGAATTCGGAAAAGATAATAAGGCCTTAATTGAATTGTTATCCGATCTAATTGTTGAATTGTCATTGATTTCAAATCGAGTAGAAACACTGTTTGATCAATATAATTTTCAAAAGAATTTCATCTCAGTTGAATTATCTAAAGTGATTTCTAACCTAACGATTGAAAATAGTAAATTAGAAACCGTATTGAAGAACTTAGATGAACTGTTACAGGCTTTACAAAGTTCTGACGATAAGTTTGGAATCCAACTTGATATGAGAAATTACTATGATCCTAAAACTTTGAAAATCAGTTGGCGTCAGTATGATATTCGTGGATTGATTGAAGCGACGACCGACCAATTTAGTCAAATCTTTGCTATTGGGGCCGCAATTACGATTCAAAAAGATTTTTCACATTTCATTTTGGATACGCAACTCAATCAGAATCAAATCAACCAAATGGTTATCTTGCCTGACACCAACAGTATTTCCAAGAATAGTAAGATTTATTTACCAGCTAATCTGCCTGATATTCAGACACTTTCGAGTGAAGAATACTTTGACATGGTTACAAATTATATCGTTGATATTTTGGATAATTTGGACCACCAAACGATGATCTTATTTAATTCTTTAAATACTTTAAGTAAAGTTTACGAACGATTAATGGGAACAGATGTCAAAGAAAAATGGGAAATCTTGGCACAAGGCGTTACGGGTTCGAACGAAAAAATCAAGAAACGATTTGCTATCGGTCGTCGCTCAGTTTTATTAGGAGCTAATTCATTCTGGGAAGGGGTCGATTTCCCTAAGAAGGTTTTGGAAATTTTAATTGTGACGAGAATCCCATTTGAATCCCCTGAACAGCCTGATGTCAAAATTAAACAAGACATTTTGAAACAACAAGACATGAATGTTTTCAAAGTTGATTCCTTACCAAATGCCATCTTGCAATTACGCCAAGGTCTAGGTCGTTTGATTAGAACACCAACCGATCGTGGAGTTATTTTACTGCTGGATAACAGAATTTTAACTAAGAGTTACGGTAAAACGATTCTTGATTCACTACCAAAGGGATTACCAGTAATCAATGAAGATATGGATTTAATTAAAAAAGATATAAATGAGTTTTTGAATTAG